In Georgenia soli, a genomic segment contains:
- a CDS encoding zinc-binding dehydrogenase → MRCAFARSQDPADPLAGLTVGELDPEAPAGWVAVTVRAASLNHHDLWSLRGVGLPADRLPMILGTDAAGVLDDGTEVVVHAVIPSEGWYGEETLDPRRTLLSERYPGTLAERVWVPARNVVAKDPALSWAEAACLPTAYLTAYRMLFDAAGLRPGQTVLVQGAGGGVATAAILLGRAAGLRVWCTSRTEARRARALELGAHDAFETGARLPEQVDAVMETVGEATWSHSLRSLRPGGTVAVAGATSGAMPPADLSRVFFRSLRVAGTTMGTREQLVAVQQMLVATGVRPVVDSVVPLDGVRGALARMADGDVTGKIVVEPGI, encoded by the coding sequence ATGCGCTGCGCCTTCGCCCGGAGCCAGGACCCCGCGGACCCGCTCGCGGGCCTGACGGTCGGCGAGCTCGACCCCGAGGCGCCCGCCGGCTGGGTGGCGGTCACGGTGCGGGCGGCGTCGCTGAACCACCACGACCTGTGGTCGCTGCGTGGCGTCGGCCTGCCGGCGGACCGGCTGCCCATGATCCTGGGCACCGACGCGGCCGGTGTGCTCGACGACGGCACCGAGGTCGTCGTGCACGCGGTGATCCCCAGCGAGGGCTGGTACGGGGAGGAGACCCTCGACCCGCGCCGCACCCTGCTCTCCGAGCGGTATCCCGGCACCCTCGCCGAGCGCGTGTGGGTCCCCGCCCGCAACGTCGTCGCCAAGGACCCGGCCCTGAGCTGGGCCGAGGCGGCGTGCCTGCCGACGGCGTACCTCACGGCCTACCGGATGCTCTTCGACGCCGCGGGCCTGCGCCCGGGCCAGACCGTCCTCGTCCAGGGCGCCGGCGGCGGGGTCGCGACGGCGGCGATCCTGCTGGGCCGCGCCGCCGGGCTGCGGGTCTGGTGCACCTCGCGCACCGAGGCCAGGCGGGCCCGGGCGCTCGAGCTCGGCGCCCACGACGCCTTCGAGACGGGCGCGCGCCTGCCCGAGCAGGTCGACGCGGTGATGGAGACGGTCGGCGAGGCCACGTGGTCGCACTCCCTGAGGTCCCTCCGGCCGGGCGGGACGGTCGCGGTGGCGGGCGCGACGTCGGGCGCCATGCCGCCCGCCGACCTGAGCCGGGTGTTCTTCCGCTCCCTGCGCGTGGCCGGGACCACCATGGGCACCCGCGAGCAGCTCGTCGCCGTGCAGCAGATGCTCGTCGCCACGGGCGTGCGGCCCGTCGTCGACTCCGTCGTCCCGCTCGACGGCGTGCGCGGGGCCCTGGCCCGGATGGCCGACGGCGACGTCACCGGGAAGATCGTCGTCGAGCCCGGGATCTAG
- a CDS encoding DUF4097 family beta strand repeat-containing protein — protein MATRSWIVPNPSRHDVEGVARLRVQLVAGSVRVVGHDAPNVQVDVAEVDGNPLELTVEGDLLTIGYPFLGWDGWVKRLRSYRSTDTARLTVHVPRATAVTVATALAEAWVADVAEDLSLTTASGRLQVTGCRGAASLRSASGAVDVSGHDGPVRVSTAAGRTTLTGDLPRVEVTTVAGAVDVATSARTSMVDLSTVSGALKVSLPTGTGVSMTARTVAGAVRVDGVDRRSPGLGATTVEERTENGICFLSTRSVSGNLDVGRAAVLPGAQP, from the coding sequence ATGGCAACCCGGTCCTGGATCGTCCCGAACCCCTCCCGGCACGACGTCGAGGGCGTGGCCCGCCTGCGGGTGCAGCTCGTGGCCGGCTCCGTCCGGGTGGTCGGCCACGACGCGCCGAACGTGCAGGTCGACGTCGCCGAGGTCGACGGCAACCCCCTCGAGCTCACGGTCGAGGGGGACCTGCTCACGATCGGCTACCCCTTCCTCGGCTGGGACGGCTGGGTCAAGCGCCTGCGCTCCTACCGCTCCACGGACACCGCCCGCCTGACCGTGCACGTGCCCCGCGCCACCGCCGTCACGGTCGCGACCGCGCTCGCAGAGGCCTGGGTCGCCGACGTGGCCGAGGACCTCTCCCTCACCACCGCGAGCGGGCGGCTGCAGGTGACGGGGTGCCGCGGCGCCGCGTCGCTGAGGAGCGCCTCCGGTGCGGTGGACGTCTCCGGGCACGACGGCCCCGTGCGGGTCAGCACGGCGGCGGGGCGGACGACGCTGACGGGTGACCTGCCACGGGTGGAGGTCACGACCGTGGCCGGGGCGGTCGACGTCGCGACCTCGGCCCGCACGTCGATGGTCGACCTCTCCACCGTGTCGGGCGCCCTGAAGGTGTCCCTCCCGACCGGCACCGGGGTGTCCATGACGGCCCGCACGGTGGCCGGCGCGGTGCGGGTGGACGGCGTCGACCGCCGTTCTCCCGGGCTCGGCGCGACGACGGTGGAGGAGCGCACCGAGAACGGCATCTGCTTCCTCAGCACCCGCTCGGTCTCCGGCAACCTCGACGTCGGGCGCGCCGCCGTCCTCCCCGGGGCACAGCCGTGA
- a CDS encoding NADH-quinone oxidoreductase subunit I, producing the protein MTAARGLRGVQAWLARQPEEAALEIVCAEHPGPSLGDRRRTVVRLEGCAAQVAPHEVVELLVLGAADVVLRLDGCADTGTARAHLAPLVDLLEASGVRRVRLVDGDAPEAPGPRARGLRRRRAVLDAAHMPVSRRQVLGLGDGVTRELPDEEVRPHRRLVAALAALTGEGSSGVAGPTEGLAGPTEGRAGPTEGRAGLPAPSVRLTARGCTACGVCVRGCPADALHLRHSAAGGAAVTTLLQDRAACDGCLRCVELCPDDVLSAAGAWSWEQALREDATAPVVTLTTARCGRCGSRFPTPSGQRLCPVCAFRRANPFGSRVPARAYSSSRSTARW; encoded by the coding sequence ATGACCGCGGCCCGCGGGCTGCGCGGCGTCCAGGCCTGGCTCGCGCGGCAGCCGGAGGAGGCGGCCCTCGAGATCGTGTGCGCCGAGCACCCCGGACCCTCCCTCGGCGACCGACGCCGCACCGTGGTGCGGCTGGAGGGGTGCGCCGCGCAGGTCGCCCCGCACGAGGTCGTGGAGCTGCTGGTGCTCGGTGCCGCCGACGTGGTCCTCCGGCTCGACGGCTGCGCCGACACCGGCACCGCCCGTGCGCACCTCGCCCCGCTGGTCGACCTCCTCGAGGCCTCGGGCGTCCGCCGCGTGCGGCTCGTCGACGGGGACGCGCCAGAGGCCCCCGGCCCCCGTGCGCGAGGGCTGCGGCGTCGGCGGGCGGTCCTGGACGCCGCTCACATGCCGGTGAGCCGCCGTCAGGTCCTCGGCCTGGGCGACGGCGTGACACGCGAGCTCCCGGACGAGGAGGTTCGCCCGCACCGGCGGCTCGTGGCGGCCCTCGCCGCACTGACCGGCGAGGGGTCCTCCGGCGTGGCCGGACCCACCGAGGGACTGGCCGGACCCACCGAGGGACGGGCCGGACCCACCGAGGGACGGGCCGGGCTCCCCGCGCCGTCGGTCCGCCTGACCGCCCGCGGCTGCACGGCGTGCGGCGTGTGCGTGCGCGGGTGCCCGGCCGACGCGCTGCACCTCCGGCACAGCGCCGCCGGCGGCGCGGCGGTCACGACCCTGCTGCAGGACCGTGCCGCGTGCGACGGCTGCCTGCGGTGCGTCGAGCTGTGCCCCGACGACGTGCTGTCCGCCGCGGGCGCCTGGTCCTGGGAGCAGGCGCTCCGGGAGGACGCCACCGCCCCGGTGGTCACGCTGACCACGGCTCGGTGCGGGCGCTGCGGCAGCCGCTTCCCCACGCCGTCGGGCCAGCGGCTCTGCCCGGTCTGCGCGTTCCGCCGCGCCAACCCCTTCGGGTCGCGGGTGCCGGCGCGGGCCTACTCGTCGTCGCGCAGCACGGCGCGCTGGTAG
- a CDS encoding TorD/DmsD family molecular chaperone, translating into MTTTPVTPRPPVDTTPVATLLTDRGALARTLDDFAAAFTTLSSLLVAAPSAEVLDRVRDAQLLREWPLPGHPDCRRGTALLAESATAGEDESQVRRDYNRLFRGPERMKAPPYESVHRSREHLVFEQETMQVRAAYAEFGLAAPRLGAEPDDHLGLELSFVATLAVRGMDAMEAGDDLELARVLRGLVAFLDEHLLAWAPRCLTQAAGGSTTFFYQGVAALGLGTLALARTTFLP; encoded by the coding sequence ATGACCACGACACCCGTGACCCCGCGCCCGCCCGTGGACACCACGCCGGTGGCCACGCTGCTGACCGACCGCGGCGCTCTCGCCCGCACCCTCGACGACTTCGCGGCCGCCTTCACCACGCTGTCCTCGTTGCTCGTCGCCGCCCCGTCGGCGGAGGTGCTGGACCGCGTGCGCGACGCCCAGCTGCTGCGCGAGTGGCCGCTCCCCGGACATCCCGACTGCCGCCGGGGCACGGCCCTGCTCGCCGAGTCGGCCACGGCCGGGGAGGACGAGTCCCAGGTCCGCCGGGACTACAACCGGCTGTTCCGCGGCCCGGAGCGGATGAAGGCGCCGCCCTACGAGTCGGTGCACCGCTCCCGGGAGCACCTGGTCTTCGAGCAGGAGACCATGCAGGTGCGCGCCGCCTACGCCGAGTTCGGCCTCGCGGCTCCCCGCCTGGGCGCGGAGCCGGACGACCACCTCGGGCTCGAGCTGAGCTTCGTCGCGACGCTCGCCGTGCGCGGGATGGACGCGATGGAGGCCGGGGACGACCTCGAGCTCGCGCGCGTCCTGCGCGGCCTGGTGGCGTTCCTGGACGAGCACCTGCTCGCGTGGGCTCCCCGCTGCCTCACCCAGGCGGCGGGCGGCTCCACGACGTTCTTCTACCAGGGCGTCGCCGCGCTCGGTCTCGGCACGCTCGCGCTGGCCCGGACGACGTTCCTGCCATGA
- a CDS encoding dimethyl sulfoxide reductase anchor subunit family protein: protein MNIHELPMIVFTVLAQMSVGAFVVLGVVQVFASRRYGREAVDRVTDPALYAIGPTLVLGLIASMFHMNDVMNTLNVVRHVQTSWLSREIVSGVAFAGLGFLFALAQWFRWGSTRLRQILAAVTAVTGLVLVLSMSMIYYSLPTVPAWHTWATPAQFYVTTFLLGSLAVGAAFMGTVLWRRRAAARSGSSYEADAPTRELLSTTLRGVGVAAVALLGVEFLIIPLHLTGLSAAGGVAAESAAVFSGGWFVARLVLVFLGAGLLSVFLVRRATPGSRVVPLAVLSATALVLVLGGELIGRSLFYDSMIRIGM, encoded by the coding sequence GTGAACATCCACGAGCTGCCCATGATCGTCTTCACCGTCCTCGCACAGATGAGCGTCGGCGCCTTCGTGGTCCTCGGCGTGGTGCAGGTCTTCGCCTCCCGCCGGTACGGCCGGGAGGCGGTGGACCGGGTCACCGACCCCGCGCTCTACGCCATCGGCCCCACCCTCGTGCTGGGCCTGATCGCGTCGATGTTCCACATGAACGACGTGATGAACACCCTCAACGTCGTCCGCCACGTCCAGACGTCGTGGCTCTCGCGCGAGATCGTCTCCGGCGTCGCCTTCGCCGGGCTGGGGTTCCTCTTCGCCCTCGCCCAGTGGTTCCGGTGGGGCTCCACCCGGCTGCGCCAGATCCTCGCCGCGGTGACGGCCGTGACGGGCCTGGTGCTGGTGCTCTCGATGAGCATGATCTACTACTCACTCCCCACCGTCCCGGCCTGGCACACGTGGGCGACGCCGGCGCAGTTCTACGTCACCACGTTCCTCCTCGGCTCCCTCGCCGTCGGAGCCGCGTTCATGGGCACCGTGCTCTGGCGCCGCCGGGCCGCCGCCCGTTCCGGCAGCTCGTACGAGGCGGACGCACCCACCCGTGAGCTGCTGTCCACCACGCTCCGGGGTGTCGGGGTCGCCGCCGTCGCCCTGCTCGGCGTCGAGTTCCTCATCATCCCGCTGCACCTGACCGGCCTGTCGGCGGCCGGGGGCGTCGCCGCGGAGTCGGCGGCCGTCTTCTCCGGCGGGTGGTTCGTCGCACGCCTGGTGCTGGTCTTCCTCGGGGCCGGGCTGCTCTCGGTCTTCCTGGTCCGGCGCGCCACCCCCGGCTCCCGGGTCGTGCCGCTCGCGGTGCTCTCGGCCACCGCCCTGGTCCTCGTCCTCGGCGGGGAGCTGATCGGGCGTTCCCTGTTCTACGACTCGATGATCCGCATCGGCATGTGA
- a CDS encoding DMSO/selenate family reductase complex B subunit, whose product MAQQLGFHFDQTLCNGCKACSVACKDKNDLPVGVTWRRVAEYTGGTWQRDGDTFVPNVFSYYTSMACNHCENPICVEVCPTTAMHVGEDGIVTVDEDRCVGCRYCEWACPYSAPQFNPETGHMSKCDMCADYRAEGEDPACVAACPSRALDWGPIDELRARHGDLAAVEPLPDPSITRPRLVITPHRDAQPTGAGAGAVVNPEEL is encoded by the coding sequence ATGGCTCAGCAACTCGGTTTCCACTTCGACCAGACCCTCTGCAACGGCTGCAAGGCGTGCTCGGTGGCGTGCAAGGACAAGAACGACCTGCCGGTGGGGGTGACCTGGCGCCGCGTGGCGGAGTACACCGGCGGCACGTGGCAGCGGGACGGCGACACCTTCGTCCCGAACGTCTTCTCGTACTACACCTCCATGGCGTGCAACCACTGCGAGAACCCCATCTGCGTCGAGGTCTGCCCGACCACGGCGATGCACGTCGGCGAGGACGGGATCGTCACCGTCGACGAGGACAGGTGTGTGGGCTGCCGGTACTGCGAGTGGGCGTGCCCCTACTCGGCGCCGCAGTTCAACCCCGAGACCGGTCACATGTCCAAGTGCGACATGTGCGCCGACTACCGGGCCGAGGGCGAGGACCCCGCCTGCGTCGCCGCCTGCCCGTCCCGCGCCCTCGACTGGGGCCCGATCGACGAGCTGCGCGCCAGGCACGGTGACCTCGCCGCCGTCGAGCCGCTGCCCGACCCGTCCATCACCCGGCCGCGCCTGGTCATCACGCCCCACCGTGACGCCCAGCCGACCGGCGCCGGCGCCGGCGCCGTCGTCAACCCCGAGGAGCTGTGA
- a CDS encoding DMSO/selenate family reductase complex A subunit, producing MTTQATERPRGLERRSFLKWSAAAGGTAALAGAATRFGVLPGVGPANAATASTSGADKVVWSSCNVNCGSRCPLRMEVSDGRIVRVLPDNTGDDELGTQQIRACVRGRSIRHRIYNPDRLKTPLRRAPGTRRGAGEWEEITWEEAYDEIASTIRRLIKDYGNESIYLNYGTGTLGGTITRSWPPIETPVARLMNCVGGYLNHYGDYSSAQIAGAVGYHYGGWIGSNSLDDAKNAQLQVLFGNNTLETRMSGGGETFVTQQTKKLHNVRTIVVDPRYSDTALGLADEWVALRPGTDAALVAGLAHVMVSEDLQDQKFLDTYCVGFDEDHMPDGVPAGSSYRSYILGEGPDGTAKTPEWAARITGVPASTIVRLGREIGRARPVHITQGWGPQRHANGENQARAIFTLAALTGSVGVPGGGTGEREGAFSLPMANPFATENPVTTAISVFGWTDAIERGPELTALADGVRGKDRLDVPIKMVWQYAGNALTNQHGDINRTVKLLEDDTKCELIVVIDNQMTVSARYADILLPDVSNAEQLDIIQQGSAGNLGYTIVADKVIEPLYDCRTVYEMMTEIARRLGVEKEFTEGRTQEDWVRAVVDASRETIPDLPSFEELREMGVWKVRAPTDSGNVALADFRADPKANPLATPSGKIEIFSKQLWELSRTWELPEGDRITALPEHLDTWEGAVEARSNRKYPLQVIGHHFKQRTHSSYGNVDWMKEAHPQVVWINPGDAAARGIENDDVVQVFNDRGRIQLPARVTARIAPGVLSVPQGAWYTPDGKGVDVGGSVNSLTSWHPSPIAKGNAQHTTLAQVEKA from the coding sequence ATGACCACGCAAGCCACCGAACGACCGAGGGGGCTGGAGCGCCGCTCGTTCCTCAAGTGGTCCGCGGCGGCAGGCGGCACGGCGGCCCTGGCCGGCGCGGCCACCCGGTTCGGCGTCCTGCCGGGCGTGGGTCCCGCCAACGCGGCCACGGCGTCCACCTCCGGGGCCGACAAGGTCGTCTGGTCCTCCTGCAACGTCAACTGCGGCTCCCGCTGCCCCCTGCGCATGGAGGTCAGCGACGGGCGGATCGTCCGGGTGCTGCCCGACAACACCGGCGACGACGAGCTCGGCACCCAGCAGATCCGCGCCTGCGTGCGCGGCCGCTCGATCCGGCACCGGATCTACAACCCCGACCGCCTCAAGACCCCGCTGCGGCGCGCGCCCGGCACGAGGCGCGGGGCCGGGGAGTGGGAGGAGATCACCTGGGAGGAGGCCTACGACGAGATCGCCTCGACCATCCGGCGGCTCATCAAGGACTACGGCAACGAGTCCATCTACCTCAACTACGGCACCGGCACGCTCGGCGGCACGATCACCCGCAGCTGGCCTCCGATCGAGACCCCGGTCGCCCGGCTCATGAACTGCGTCGGCGGCTACCTCAACCACTACGGCGACTACTCCTCCGCGCAGATCGCCGGCGCGGTCGGCTACCACTACGGCGGCTGGATCGGGTCGAACAGCCTCGACGACGCCAAGAACGCGCAGCTCCAGGTCCTCTTCGGCAACAACACCCTCGAGACCCGCATGTCCGGCGGCGGTGAGACCTTCGTGACCCAGCAGACGAAGAAGCTGCACAACGTCCGCACCATCGTCGTCGACCCGCGCTACTCCGACACGGCGCTCGGCCTGGCGGACGAGTGGGTCGCCCTGCGGCCCGGCACCGACGCCGCCCTCGTCGCCGGCCTCGCCCACGTGATGGTCTCCGAGGACCTGCAGGACCAGAAGTTCCTCGACACCTACTGCGTCGGGTTCGACGAGGACCACATGCCCGACGGCGTGCCCGCGGGCAGCTCCTACCGCTCGTACATCCTGGGCGAGGGGCCCGACGGGACCGCGAAGACCCCCGAGTGGGCCGCCCGCATCACCGGGGTGCCGGCGTCGACGATCGTGCGCCTGGGCCGGGAGATCGGCCGGGCCCGCCCCGTCCACATCACCCAGGGCTGGGGCCCCCAGCGGCACGCCAACGGCGAGAACCAGGCCCGGGCGATCTTCACGCTCGCCGCGCTCACCGGCTCGGTCGGCGTCCCCGGCGGCGGCACCGGCGAGCGTGAGGGCGCGTTCAGCCTGCCGATGGCGAACCCGTTCGCCACCGAGAACCCCGTCACCACCGCCATCTCGGTGTTCGGCTGGACCGACGCCATCGAACGCGGCCCGGAGCTGACGGCCCTGGCCGACGGCGTGCGCGGCAAGGACCGGCTGGACGTGCCGATCAAGATGGTCTGGCAGTACGCCGGCAACGCGCTGACGAACCAGCACGGCGACATCAACCGCACGGTCAAGCTGCTCGAGGACGACACCAAGTGCGAGCTGATCGTCGTCATCGACAACCAGATGACCGTCTCGGCGCGCTACGCCGACATCCTCCTGCCCGACGTCTCCAACGCCGAGCAGCTCGACATCATCCAGCAGGGCAGCGCCGGCAACCTCGGCTACACGATCGTGGCCGACAAGGTCATCGAGCCGCTCTACGACTGCCGGACCGTCTACGAGATGATGACGGAGATCGCCCGCCGGCTCGGCGTCGAGAAGGAGTTCACCGAGGGCCGCACCCAGGAGGACTGGGTCCGCGCCGTCGTCGACGCCTCCCGCGAGACCATCCCGGACCTGCCCAGCTTCGAGGAGCTGCGCGAGATGGGCGTGTGGAAGGTCAGGGCGCCGACCGACAGCGGCAACGTCGCCCTGGCCGACTTCCGTGCCGACCCGAAGGCCAACCCGCTCGCCACGCCGTCGGGGAAGATCGAGATCTTCTCCAAGCAGCTGTGGGAGCTGTCCCGGACGTGGGAGCTGCCCGAGGGAGACCGGATCACCGCCCTGCCCGAGCACCTCGACACCTGGGAGGGTGCCGTCGAGGCGCGCAGCAACCGGAAGTACCCGCTCCAGGTCATCGGCCACCACTTCAAGCAGCGCACCCACTCCTCCTACGGGAACGTCGACTGGATGAAGGAGGCCCACCCGCAGGTGGTGTGGATCAACCCCGGGGACGCTGCCGCCCGCGGCATCGAGAACGACGACGTCGTCCAGGTCTTCAACGACCGCGGCCGCATCCAGCTGCCCGCCCGGGTCACCGCCCGCATCGCCCCCGGGGTGCTCTCGGTGCCGCAGGGTGCCTGGTACACCCCGGACGGCAAGGGCGTCGACGTCGGAGGGTCGGTCAACTCGCTGACCTCCTGGCACCCCTCCCCCATCGCCAAGGGCAACGCCCAGCACACCACGCTCGCGCAGGTCGAGAAGGCCTGA
- a CDS encoding carboxymuconolactone decarboxylase family protein — MADHLPEVYTDFRKRFTDVARRQDALAAAVDAAGPLDERTARLVKLGIAIGSQAEGAVRSNVRKALAAGASVEEVEQVVLLGMTTRGFPATVAAWQWMHEVVGERE, encoded by the coding sequence ATGGCCGACCACCTGCCCGAGGTCTACACCGACTTCCGGAAGCGCTTCACCGACGTCGCCCGCCGCCAGGACGCGCTCGCGGCCGCCGTGGACGCGGCCGGCCCGCTCGACGAGCGGACCGCCCGCCTGGTCAAGCTCGGCATCGCGATCGGGTCGCAGGCCGAGGGTGCCGTGCGCTCGAACGTGCGCAAGGCGCTGGCGGCCGGCGCGAGCGTCGAAGAGGTCGAGCAGGTGGTGCTGCTCGGGATGACCACGCGCGGTTTCCCGGCCACCGTGGCGGCCTGGCAGTGGATGCACGAGGTCGTGGGGGAGCGGGAGTGA
- a CDS encoding DUF6457 domain-containing protein: MSAQGADGAGTADRSARPDEARKMVAMNAWLDDVCAQLGVERDLVGEVTPPMLRLIGEVAHGPSRPGAPLTAFVVGLAAARAGGTDPSAAVTDRVDAVRALVARWAERQDDASPGGTAAGTSPAAAPGDRR; encoded by the coding sequence GTGAGCGCGCAGGGGGCCGACGGCGCAGGCACCGCGGACCGGTCCGCCCGCCCCGACGAGGCGCGCAAGATGGTGGCCATGAACGCCTGGCTCGACGACGTCTGCGCGCAGCTCGGCGTCGAGCGGGACCTGGTGGGCGAGGTCACCCCGCCCATGCTGCGCCTGATCGGTGAGGTTGCTCACGGGCCGAGCCGCCCGGGCGCACCGCTGACCGCGTTCGTCGTCGGTCTCGCCGCCGCCCGCGCCGGGGGCACGGACCCGTCGGCCGCCGTCACGGACCGGGTCGACGCCGTGCGCGCTCTCGTGGCGCGGTGGGCGGAGCGTCAGGACGACGCATCGCCCGGGGGCACGGCGGCCGGCACGTCACCGGCCGCGGCCCCGGGGGACCGGCGATGA
- a CDS encoding molybdenum cofactor biosynthesis protein MoaE, which translates to MTERDTSRVSPPGRRVVLAEVRDRAIEVAECAAAVDDPAAGAVVTFGGVVRNHDGGRSVTEIEYVGHPTAGQLVAEVAADVAARFPVDAVAVVHRVGTLGVGDVALAAAVSAAHRAEAFEATAELVEEIKRRLPVWKRQVFPDGSHEWTGSA; encoded by the coding sequence ATGACGGAACGGGACACCTCCCGCGTCAGCCCGCCCGGGCGCCGGGTGGTGCTCGCCGAGGTGCGCGACCGTGCGATCGAGGTGGCCGAGTGCGCCGCCGCCGTCGACGACCCCGCGGCCGGCGCCGTCGTCACGTTCGGCGGGGTGGTCCGCAACCACGACGGCGGCCGGAGCGTGACGGAGATCGAGTACGTCGGCCACCCGACGGCCGGTCAGCTCGTCGCGGAGGTCGCCGCGGACGTCGCCGCCCGCTTCCCGGTCGACGCCGTAGCGGTGGTGCACCGCGTCGGCACCCTCGGCGTCGGTGACGTGGCGCTCGCCGCGGCCGTCTCGGCCGCGCACCGGGCCGAGGCCTTCGAGGCGACGGCGGAGCTGGTCGAGGAGATCAAGCGGCGCCTGCCCGTGTGGAAGCGCCAGGTGTTCCCCGACGGCAGCCACGAGTGGACGGGCAGCGCCTGA
- a CDS encoding MoaD/ThiS family protein: MTTRLDAAAVGTLTAHVRYFAAAAEAAAVPAEDVALTDGATAEDLVAALAEARGPALGRVLAISSLLVDDVVREDRDAPLTAPGAAAVRVDVLPPFAGG; encoded by the coding sequence ATGACGACCCGTCTCGACGCCGCCGCGGTCGGCACCCTCACCGCCCACGTCCGCTACTTCGCGGCGGCCGCCGAGGCCGCGGCCGTGCCGGCCGAGGACGTCGCGCTGACCGACGGTGCCACCGCCGAGGACCTCGTGGCGGCCCTCGCCGAGGCCCGCGGACCCGCCCTGGGCCGGGTCCTCGCGATCTCCAGCCTGCTGGTGGACGACGTCGTGCGCGAGGACCGGGACGCGCCCCTCACCGCGCCGGGTGCCGCCGCGGTGCGCGTCGACGTGCTGCCGCCCTTCGCGGGCGGCTGA
- the moaA gene encoding GTP 3',8-cyclase MoaA, translated as MASVDLGLPGPPRTAAAGPATPRQATDDLVDTFGRVARDLRVSLTDRCNLRCEYCMPPEGFDWLPTAEVLSDAEVVRLITVAVERLGIREVRFTGGEPLLRKGLENIVAATTALRTDTGEVPETSLTTNGLGLEKRAAGLAAAGLRRVNVSLDSLDRETYATIVRRDRLPDVLAGIDASEAAGLTPVKINAVLMRGLNDAEAPDLLAFALRRGFELRFIEQMPLGPPEMWKRGEMITAGEILERLRTRFTLTAHDPGERGAAPAERWTVEPTEDTPGGTVGVIASVTQPFCGACDRTRLTADGQVRTCLFSRTETDLRGLVRSGASDAEIAELWRVAMWGKKAGHGIDDPGFLQPQRPMSAIGG; from the coding sequence ATGGCATCGGTCGATCTCGGTCTCCCCGGTCCGCCCCGCACGGCGGCCGCCGGCCCGGCGACGCCCCGGCAGGCCACGGACGACCTCGTGGACACCTTCGGGCGCGTGGCCCGCGACCTGCGGGTCTCGCTGACCGACCGGTGCAACCTCCGCTGCGAGTACTGCATGCCCCCGGAGGGCTTCGACTGGCTGCCCACCGCGGAGGTGCTCTCCGACGCCGAGGTGGTCAGGCTCATCACGGTGGCCGTCGAGCGGCTCGGCATCCGGGAGGTGCGCTTCACCGGTGGCGAGCCGCTGCTGCGCAAGGGCCTGGAGAACATCGTGGCCGCCACCACGGCGCTGCGCACGGACACCGGCGAGGTGCCCGAGACGTCGTTGACGACGAACGGGCTCGGCCTCGAGAAGCGCGCCGCCGGCCTCGCCGCCGCGGGGCTGCGCCGGGTCAACGTCTCGCTGGACTCCCTGGACCGGGAGACCTACGCGACCATCGTGCGGCGCGACCGCCTGCCCGACGTCCTCGCCGGCATCGACGCCTCGGAGGCCGCGGGGCTGACGCCGGTCAAGATCAACGCCGTGCTCATGCGCGGCCTCAACGACGCCGAGGCGCCCGACCTGCTCGCGTTCGCGCTGCGCCGCGGCTTCGAGCTGCGCTTCATCGAGCAGATGCCGCTCGGGCCGCCCGAGATGTGGAAGCGCGGCGAGATGATCACCGCGGGCGAGATCCTCGAGCGCCTGCGCACCCGGTTCACCCTCACGGCCCACGACCCCGGCGAACGCGGCGCCGCCCCGGCCGAGCGGTGGACGGTGGAGCCGACCGAGGACACCCCCGGCGGCACCGTCGGCGTCATCGCCTCGGTGACCCAGCCGTTCTGCGGTGCCTGCGACCGGACCCGGCTGACGGCCGACGGTCAGGTGCGCACCTGCCTGTTCTCCCGGACGGAGACCGACCTGCGCGGGCTCGTGCGCTCCGGCGCGTCGGACGCCGAGATCGCCGAGCTGTGGCGGGTGGCCATGTGGGGGAAGAAGGCCGGGCACGGCATCGACGACCCCGGCTTCCTGCAGCCGCAGCGACCCATGAGTGCCATCGGAGGATGA